A genomic region of Streptosporangium lutulentum contains the following coding sequences:
- a CDS encoding S1C family serine protease: MDPNKDEQEITPAAATPGNDGWSQFGKVPPRAGAYGAEGVTGPQPTMIHPTPEPYAAGTFGTPAAPAQRGRIGTAKKLGTGLALAAMAIGGGVAGAFAATSFSGSPTIAASSSSPVVSPVSRVTTVADVAKAVQPSVVSIQVKTANGGGEGSGVVLSEDGRILTNNHVVEAGGQGGQMTVKFSDGKTASAKIIGTDPTTDLAVIKADDISGLTPASLGDSDALEVGDYVLAIGSPLGLSGSVTAGIVSALNRTLTVGDDEGPQQQMPPGWPGGGQQLPPGWPGGQEQGGGGPEQQQQGSGATTIGGAIQTDASINPGNSGGALVNASGQVVGINTAIATNGGEGSIGVGFSIPINTAKQVAQQLIDNGKVSHAFLGVSLTDATGDAGGALIAQVTADSPADKAGLKQGDLITKINATPVEDGNTVVGAVRGFKPGQKVVVAYVRDGQPHTVTVTLVEAPAPSQ, translated from the coding sequence ATGGACCCGAACAAGGATGAGCAGGAGATCACGCCGGCCGCGGCGACCCCCGGGAACGACGGCTGGAGCCAGTTCGGCAAGGTTCCACCGCGTGCGGGTGCCTACGGGGCTGAAGGAGTGACCGGGCCGCAGCCGACGATGATCCACCCGACGCCGGAGCCGTACGCCGCCGGGACGTTCGGAACACCGGCGGCGCCCGCCCAACGAGGCCGGATCGGCACGGCGAAGAAACTGGGTACCGGGCTGGCGTTGGCCGCGATGGCCATCGGCGGTGGTGTGGCGGGGGCCTTCGCCGCTACCAGCTTCAGCGGTAGTCCCACGATCGCGGCCTCCTCCTCCAGCCCGGTCGTCAGCCCTGTCAGCAGGGTGACGACGGTCGCCGACGTCGCCAAGGCCGTCCAGCCCTCGGTGGTGTCGATCCAGGTCAAGACCGCGAACGGCGGCGGAGAGGGATCCGGCGTCGTGTTGTCCGAGGACGGCCGGATCCTGACCAACAACCATGTGGTGGAGGCCGGGGGGCAGGGCGGCCAGATGACCGTCAAGTTCAGCGACGGCAAGACCGCCAGTGCGAAGATCATTGGTACCGACCCGACGACCGACCTCGCGGTCATCAAGGCGGATGACATCTCCGGCCTCACCCCGGCCTCGCTCGGGGACAGCGACGCGCTCGAGGTGGGCGACTACGTGCTCGCCATCGGCAGCCCGCTCGGTCTGTCCGGCTCGGTCACCGCCGGGATCGTCAGCGCGCTGAACCGCACGCTGACCGTCGGGGACGACGAGGGGCCGCAGCAGCAGATGCCGCCGGGCTGGCCCGGTGGCGGGCAGCAGTTGCCGCCGGGCTGGCCCGGTGGGCAGGAGCAGGGCGGTGGCGGGCCGGAGCAGCAGCAGCAGGGGAGCGGCGCCACCACCATCGGCGGCGCGATCCAGACCGACGCGTCGATCAACCCGGGCAACTCGGGCGGCGCGCTGGTGAACGCCTCCGGCCAGGTGGTCGGCATCAACACCGCCATCGCCACCAACGGCGGCGAGGGCAGCATCGGTGTCGGCTTCTCCATCCCGATCAACACCGCCAAGCAGGTCGCCCAGCAGCTCATCGACAACGGCAAGGTCTCCCACGCCTTCCTGGGCGTGAGCCTCACCGACGCCACCGGAGACGCGGGCGGCGCCCTGATCGCCCAGGTCACCGCGGACAGCCCCGCCGACAAGGCGGGACTCAAGCAGGGCGACCTGATCACCAAGATCAACGCCACCCCGGTCGAGGACGGCAACACCGTGGTCGGCGCGGTGCGCGGGTTCAAGCCGGGACAGAAGGTGGTCGTCGCCTACGTCCGCGACGGACAGCCCCACACCGTCACCGTGACCCTCGTCGAGGCGCCCGCGCCCTCGCAGTGA
- the cydC gene encoding thiol reductant ABC exporter subunit CydC, translated as MSGRLALAAAAGAAAELAGVGLIGSAAWLITRAAEQPPLAALSVAIVGVRAFATTKGVFRYGERLAGHEVALRAQAATRERLYQALIPAGPLNQRGADLLSRMVDDTDAVQDLLVRCLLPAAAALVTGVAAVVIGLFLLPAAALVLLAGLLVAGVLIPAGAAGAARRWSARIAPARADLAARVADLVHGSADLAAYGANDRALAAAAEADARLAALERRRSRANAVASGLGMFTQGLTVAAIVGVAQSAGTSPVAVAVLALTSLVSFEPVLPMAGAAERLTGVLAALRRLREVRATPPAVTEPATPASVPEGPPTVEVEDLVVRHSADRAPALNGVSLTLTPGRRVALVGPSGAGKSTLLSALMRLVEPESGTIRLSGVDIAELSADDTRRMMTGLTQDPYVFQASLKDNLRLAGPEAGDEELAEAVRRARLERWVERTGWDAVLGEDGRTVSGGQLQRLALARALLNDPPVLLLDEPAEALDETAADALMADLLDATHGHTTLLVTHRLRGLERVDEIVVLENGSVAQRGTHEELVDSPGYYRDLWHSEALTAGR; from the coding sequence ATGAGTGGACGGCTGGCCCTCGCCGCGGCGGCGGGAGCGGCGGCCGAACTGGCCGGGGTCGGACTGATCGGATCGGCGGCATGGCTGATCACCAGGGCCGCCGAACAGCCGCCGCTGGCGGCGCTGAGCGTGGCGATCGTCGGGGTCAGGGCGTTCGCGACGACCAAGGGCGTCTTCCGGTACGGCGAGCGCCTGGCGGGGCACGAGGTCGCGCTGCGGGCCCAGGCGGCGACCAGGGAGCGCCTCTACCAGGCGCTCATCCCCGCCGGACCGCTGAACCAGCGGGGGGCGGACCTGCTCAGCCGGATGGTCGACGACACCGACGCGGTGCAGGACCTGCTGGTCCGCTGCCTGCTTCCGGCGGCTGCCGCGCTGGTGACCGGCGTGGCGGCGGTCGTGATCGGGCTGTTCCTGCTTCCGGCGGCGGCGCTGGTGCTGCTGGCCGGGCTGCTGGTGGCCGGCGTGCTCATTCCCGCCGGTGCGGCCGGTGCGGCGCGGCGCTGGTCGGCGCGGATCGCACCCGCGCGGGCCGATCTGGCCGCCCGGGTCGCCGACCTGGTGCACGGCTCCGCCGACCTGGCCGCCTACGGGGCGAACGACCGGGCACTGGCCGCCGCGGCCGAGGCCGATGCCCGCCTGGCGGCGTTGGAGCGCCGGCGGTCGCGGGCGAACGCGGTGGCGAGCGGGCTGGGCATGTTCACCCAGGGCCTGACCGTGGCGGCGATCGTCGGAGTCGCACAGAGCGCCGGAACGAGCCCGGTCGCCGTCGCGGTGCTCGCGCTGACCTCGCTGGTGTCGTTCGAACCCGTCCTGCCGATGGCCGGCGCGGCCGAGCGGCTGACCGGCGTCCTCGCCGCCCTGCGCCGCCTGAGGGAGGTCCGCGCGACCCCGCCCGCCGTGACCGAACCGGCCACGCCCGCCTCCGTTCCCGAGGGGCCGCCGACCGTCGAGGTCGAGGACCTGGTGGTCCGCCACAGCGCCGACCGCGCTCCCGCGCTGAACGGCGTCAGCCTGACCCTCACCCCCGGCAGGCGCGTCGCCCTGGTCGGCCCCAGCGGCGCCGGCAAGAGCACCCTGCTGTCCGCCCTGATGCGCCTGGTGGAGCCCGAGTCCGGGACGATCCGGTTGAGCGGCGTGGACATCGCGGAGCTGTCCGCCGATGACACCCGGCGGATGATGACGGGGCTGACCCAGGATCCCTACGTGTTCCAGGCGTCGCTGAAGGACAATCTGCGGCTGGCCGGGCCGGAGGCCGGCGACGAGGAGCTGGCGGAGGCCGTACGGCGGGCGCGGTTGGAGCGGTGGGTGGAACGGACCGGGTGGGACGCCGTGCTCGGCGAGGACGGGCGGACGGTGTCCGGGGGGCAACTTCAGCGGCTCGCGCTGGCCCGGGCGCTGCTCAACGATCCCCCGGTGCTGCTGCTGGACGAGCCCGCCGAGGCGCTGGACGAGACGGCCGCGGACGCCCTCATGGCCGACCTGCTGGACGCGACCCACGGTCACACGACGCTGCTGGTCACGCACCGCCTGCGCGGGCTCGAGCGGGTGGACGAGATCGTCGTGCTGGAGAACGGCTCGGTGGCGCAGCGGGGCACCCATGAGGAGCTGGTGGACTCCCCCGGTTACTACCGCGACCTGTGGCACTCGGAGGCGCTGACCGCCGGACGGTGA
- the cydD gene encoding thiol reductant ABC exporter subunit CydD — protein MHKDLVRLARSERAVRRHLALCLAAAVLAGLLVLVQAELLAGVLSGRFATSALILLALVVGVRALFTLLQGVAAGRATTGVKSVLRHRLLSRLQEAGPARPASQRSGELVTLTGRGLDALDPYLSGYLPAVAVAGVVPIAVLIRLFTADLASAVIVLITLPLIPIFGALVGMHTKAVTERQWRALSRLGGHFLDVVRGLPTLRAFGRARFQAEVIRQVSEAHRSATMRTLRVAFLSSLVLELAASLSLALVAVPVGLRLLSGSLDLRTALLVLLLAPEAYLPLRNMGNTFHAAMEGVAAADETFAVLDGPVKPPSHQDGPSGANANAGSGTGTETVAGAVTGPVAGAGAGADAGTRTGAGAAPEIRLENVTVRYPDREESALEDVSLVIAPGERVALVGESGAGKSTLLHLLLGFVTPASGRVLIDGVELTGHDSWRGRLAFVPQRPHLFAASVADNIRLGAPDATIEEVRAAAKAAHADEFVATLPDGYDTMLGERGANLSAGQRQRVALARAFCRPATGLLLLDEPTARLDGRSESAVVTATRDLADGRTAVIVAHRPAMIDLADRVIRITEGRVVSDLAAGPRAGRAAYAGRDTAGGVPPRKAEETS, from the coding sequence ATGCACAAGGATCTTGTACGGCTGGCCCGGAGCGAGCGGGCCGTCCGCCGGCACCTGGCCCTGTGTCTGGCCGCCGCCGTGCTGGCGGGCCTGCTCGTCCTCGTCCAGGCGGAGCTGCTCGCCGGGGTGCTGTCCGGGCGGTTCGCGACCTCGGCCCTGATCCTTCTGGCACTGGTCGTCGGTGTCCGGGCCCTGTTCACCTTGCTGCAGGGCGTCGCCGCCGGGCGCGCGACCACCGGTGTGAAGTCGGTCCTGCGTCACCGGCTGCTGTCGCGGCTGCAGGAGGCGGGCCCCGCCAGACCGGCCTCGCAGCGTTCGGGCGAGCTCGTGACGCTGACCGGCCGCGGCCTGGACGCTCTCGATCCCTACCTGTCGGGATACCTCCCGGCGGTCGCGGTCGCGGGCGTCGTGCCGATCGCCGTGCTCATCCGGCTGTTCACCGCCGACCTGGCCAGCGCGGTGATCGTGCTGATCACGTTGCCGCTCATCCCGATCTTCGGGGCTCTGGTCGGCATGCACACCAAGGCCGTCACCGAACGCCAGTGGCGGGCGCTGTCCCGCCTCGGCGGCCATTTCCTCGACGTGGTGCGGGGCCTGCCCACGCTGCGGGCCTTCGGCAGGGCCCGGTTCCAGGCCGAGGTGATCCGGCAGGTGTCCGAGGCCCACAGGAGCGCGACGATGCGCACGCTCCGGGTGGCGTTCCTGTCGTCGCTGGTGCTGGAGCTGGCCGCGTCGCTGTCACTGGCGCTGGTCGCGGTGCCGGTGGGACTGCGGCTGCTGTCCGGGTCGCTGGACCTGCGGACCGCCCTGCTGGTGCTGCTGCTCGCACCGGAGGCGTACCTGCCGCTGCGCAACATGGGCAACACCTTCCACGCGGCGATGGAGGGGGTCGCGGCGGCCGACGAGACCTTCGCCGTACTGGACGGGCCGGTGAAGCCTCCGTCCCACCAGGACGGCCCGTCCGGCGCGAACGCTAACGCGGGCTCGGGGACGGGGACGGAAACGGTCGCGGGAGCGGTTACGGGGCCGGTCGCGGGAGCGGGAGCGGGCGCGGACGCGGGGACGAGAACGGGGGCGGGGGCGGCGCCGGAGATCCGGCTGGAGAACGTCACCGTGCGCTATCCGGACCGCGAGGAGAGCGCTCTCGAGGACGTCTCGCTGGTGATCGCCCCCGGCGAGCGGGTGGCACTGGTCGGCGAGAGCGGCGCGGGCAAGAGCACCCTGCTCCACCTGCTGCTCGGCTTCGTCACCCCCGCCTCGGGCAGGGTGCTGATCGACGGTGTCGAGCTCACCGGCCACGACTCCTGGCGTGGCCGGCTGGCGTTCGTGCCGCAGCGCCCGCACCTTTTCGCCGCCTCGGTGGCCGACAACATCAGGCTCGGCGCCCCGGACGCGACGATCGAGGAGGTCAGAGCGGCGGCGAAGGCCGCGCACGCCGACGAGTTCGTGGCCACGCTGCCCGACGGCTACGACACGATGCTCGGCGAGCGCGGCGCGAACCTGTCGGCCGGGCAGCGGCAGCGGGTCGCGCTCGCCCGCGCGTTCTGCCGCCCGGCGACCGGCCTGCTCCTGCTGGACGAGCCGACCGCCCGGCTCGACGGCCGCAGCGAGAGCGCGGTCGTGACCGCCACCCGCGATCTGGCCGACGGCCGTACCGCCGTGATCGTGGCCCACCGGCCGGCGATGATCGACCTGGCCGACCGGGTGATCAGGATCACCGAAGGCCGGGTGGTGTCCGACCTGGCGGCCGGCCCGAGAGCCGGCCGGGCGGCCTACGCCGGACGCGACACGGCCGGCGGTGTTCCGCCGCGGAAAGCCGAGGAGACCTCGTGA
- a CDS encoding cytochrome d ubiquinol oxidase subunit II, with translation MDILWFGVFALLLIGYFALEGFDIGLGMLLPVLGRTQKDRDRIVSAMAPFVLANEVWLVAVAGVLFGVFPSIEGDVLFGLYPLVVSLLVSWILRDAGLWFRRRLDGPAWRAGWDWMICIGSYGLALSWGTALVALAGGLSGPSISLLGLGGGLIVAAVLAFHGWTFASWLLPGQVTGASRTGRALLASACAAGAPVAVLLVAAAPWLLDHVAPTGTLSVLSVMILPFAPVMVGAQVWTWRTFGPRRAADRIPSFF, from the coding sequence GTGGACATCCTCTGGTTCGGCGTGTTCGCCCTCCTGCTGATCGGCTACTTCGCCCTGGAGGGCTTCGACATCGGCCTGGGCATGCTGCTGCCCGTACTCGGCAGGACGCAGAAGGACCGGGACAGGATCGTCTCCGCCATGGCGCCGTTCGTCCTGGCGAACGAGGTGTGGCTGGTGGCCGTGGCGGGCGTGCTGTTCGGCGTCTTCCCCTCGATCGAGGGAGACGTGCTGTTCGGCCTCTACCCGCTGGTGGTCTCCCTGCTGGTCTCGTGGATCCTGCGCGACGCCGGGCTGTGGTTCCGGCGTCGTCTCGACGGCCCCGCCTGGCGAGCGGGCTGGGACTGGATGATCTGCATCGGTTCGTACGGTCTGGCGCTGAGCTGGGGCACGGCGCTGGTCGCCCTGGCCGGCGGCCTGTCCGGGCCGTCGATCAGCCTGCTCGGCCTGGGTGGCGGGCTGATCGTCGCGGCGGTGCTCGCCTTCCACGGCTGGACCTTCGCCTCCTGGCTGCTGCCCGGCCAGGTGACCGGTGCGAGCCGCACCGGTCGCGCGCTCCTGGCCTCGGCGTGCGCGGCCGGTGCGCCCGTCGCGGTGCTGCTCGTCGCGGCGGCCCCGTGGCTGCTGGACCACGTCGCGCCCACCGGGACGCTGAGTGTGTTGAGTGTCATGATCCTGCCGTTCGCACCGGTCATGGTGGGTGCGCAAGTATGGACATGGCGCACGTTCGGTCCCCGGCGTGCCGCCGACCGGATCCCGTCGTTCTTCTAA
- a CDS encoding cytochrome ubiquinol oxidase subunit I: MDVLDLARTQFAVTGSLHFLFVVLTLGLAPLIAIMHTRYVMTGKPLHERRTRFWGQIYVINYALGIFTGLVMEFQFGLSWSGLSHYAGDIFGAPLAIETLVAFFLESTFLGLWIFGWHRLPKWLHLACIWLVALTAYASAFWIMVANSFLQNPAGAVERGDHLVLTDFGALVTNPMLTLALPHVIGAGLWTGGFVVMGASAYHLFKRTAEREFFTGSLRLGIVTAFVGSLITVGFGYAQFAPLSTFQPDKFEASPLTGISLGSMIGIGQLLQFLIMFVLLPTVYWLPRRRWAQPILMAITPLPFLAAILGWLVRETGRQPWLIYGKLTVADAMSPGLTSGMITASLIGFAGVLGLLAVVDYVLIARTVRRGPAAIALGADGPADSTERAHALSY, translated from the coding sequence ATGGATGTGCTCGACCTGGCCCGGACGCAGTTCGCCGTGACGGGGAGTCTGCACTTCCTGTTCGTCGTGCTGACCCTGGGCCTGGCCCCCCTCATCGCGATCATGCACACCCGCTATGTCATGACCGGCAAGCCACTCCATGAGCGCAGGACCCGCTTCTGGGGCCAGATCTACGTGATCAACTACGCGCTCGGCATCTTCACCGGACTGGTGATGGAGTTCCAGTTCGGCCTGAGCTGGAGCGGCCTGTCGCACTACGCCGGAGACATCTTCGGCGCCCCGCTCGCGATCGAGACGCTCGTCGCGTTCTTCCTGGAGTCCACGTTCCTGGGCCTGTGGATCTTCGGCTGGCACCGGTTGCCCAAGTGGCTCCATCTGGCCTGCATCTGGCTGGTGGCGCTGACCGCCTATGCCTCCGCCTTCTGGATCATGGTGGCCAACTCGTTCCTGCAGAATCCCGCCGGAGCCGTGGAGCGGGGCGACCACCTGGTCCTGACCGACTTCGGCGCGCTGGTCACCAACCCCATGCTGACCCTGGCGCTGCCGCACGTGATCGGCGCGGGCCTGTGGACCGGTGGTTTCGTGGTGATGGGGGCCAGCGCCTACCACCTGTTCAAGAGGACCGCCGAGCGGGAGTTCTTCACCGGCTCACTTCGCCTCGGGATCGTCACCGCGTTCGTCGGCTCGCTGATCACGGTCGGCTTCGGCTACGCCCAGTTCGCACCGCTCTCCACCTTCCAGCCGGACAAGTTCGAAGCCTCGCCGCTGACCGGGATCTCGCTCGGCTCCATGATCGGAATCGGGCAGTTGCTCCAGTTCCTCATCATGTTCGTGCTGCTGCCCACCGTGTACTGGCTGCCGCGCCGGCGCTGGGCCCAGCCGATCCTGATGGCGATCACCCCCCTGCCGTTCCTGGCCGCGATCCTCGGCTGGCTGGTCCGCGAGACGGGCCGGCAACCCTGGCTGATCTACGGCAAGCTGACCGTCGCCGACGCCATGTCCCCCGGCCTCACCTCCGGGATGATCACTGCCTCGCTGATCGGTTTCGCCGGTGTGCTCGGCCTGCTCGCCGTCGTCGACTACGTCCTGATCGCCCGCACCGTCCGTCGTGGTCCGGCCGCCATCGCCCTCGGCGCGGACGGTCCCGCCGACTCGACCGAGCGCGCGCACGCGCTCAGCTACTAG
- a CDS encoding helix-turn-helix transcriptional regulator: MSERSEQAVEHDDAVFERPVKGDRVNTDALRGHMDALLLSVLEHDPLHGYAIIEALQERSGGALTVPTGTVYPALRRLEQAGYLASEWATVGGRRRRTYRLTPSGRTALAGERSAWREFAGAIGSVLEPRATR; this comes from the coding sequence GTGAGCGAGCGAAGTGAACAAGCCGTCGAGCATGACGACGCGGTCTTCGAGCGGCCGGTCAAGGGAGATCGCGTGAACACCGATGCGCTTCGCGGGCACATGGACGCCCTGCTGCTCTCCGTGCTGGAGCACGACCCCCTGCACGGTTACGCGATCATCGAGGCCTTGCAGGAGCGCAGCGGCGGCGCGCTGACCGTGCCGACCGGCACGGTCTATCCGGCGCTGCGGCGGCTGGAGCAGGCGGGATACCTCGCCAGCGAGTGGGCCACGGTGGGCGGGCGCAGGCGGCGCACCTACCGGCTGACCCCCTCGGGCCGTACGGCGCTGGCCGGGGAGCGCTCCGCCTGGCGGGAGTTCGCCGGCGCGATCGGCAGCGTGCTGGAGCCTCGGGCCACGCGGTGA
- a CDS encoding permease prefix domain 1-containing protein, with product MTSTGVIDDYVTGLSHALRGPRGPKLDMITEARDSLLDTAEALEGEGLDRAEAERIAVEEFGPISEIAPGYQEGLSISAGRRLACLLFLSVPLTTLMWTLTWRTLPGDPAAYAAWPSWFIPVSRGLDILQMFVGVLGGVTLLALSRGLRRIRRPRLVTRSLAMLICAILPITLILSLALTYGANGPAKLSGLPLGIPAALMTCASWLLQLYCAARCLRLTRREPGTARLADSITV from the coding sequence ATGACGAGCACCGGTGTCATCGACGATTACGTGACCGGGCTCAGCCATGCCCTCAGAGGCCCGCGAGGCCCGAAGCTCGACATGATCACCGAAGCGCGCGACAGCCTGCTCGACACCGCCGAGGCGCTGGAGGGTGAAGGACTGGACCGGGCCGAGGCCGAACGGATCGCGGTCGAGGAGTTCGGCCCGATCAGCGAGATCGCACCGGGCTACCAGGAGGGGCTCTCCATATCGGCGGGACGCCGGCTGGCCTGCCTGCTGTTTCTCAGCGTGCCGCTGACCACGCTCATGTGGACCCTGACCTGGCGGACCCTCCCCGGCGACCCGGCGGCCTACGCGGCCTGGCCCTCCTGGTTCATCCCGGTCTCCCGCGGCCTGGACATCCTCCAGATGTTCGTCGGCGTGCTCGGCGGGGTCACACTGCTCGCGCTGAGCCGCGGCCTGCGCAGGATCCGGCGGCCCCGGCTCGTCACCCGGTCGCTGGCCATGCTGATCTGCGCCATACTGCCGATCACGCTCATCCTGAGCCTGGCGCTGACCTACGGCGCGAACGGGCCGGCGAAACTCTCCGGCCTTCCGCTGGGAATCCCGGCCGCGCTGATGACCTGCGCGTCCTGGCTGCTGCAGCTCTACTGCGCGGCCCGGTGCCTGCGTCTCACCCGGCGAGAGCCCGGCACCGCGCGGCTCGCGGACTCGATCACCGTGTGA
- a CDS encoding pentapeptide repeat-containing protein — MRTLDVGWITCAVSPQCTGSARQPYGRCMAHLDPGELDDVIHGLSSGSAVDLRATTVSGRLLERILAATHGYLGRARFDWALFPESVRFGDVVFGGDVSFDHARFQRLASFCDARFASNVSFGEVRFAEELSLHGVTVAGHAAFDRVSIGSDALFGEAVFGRTASFENADFQGFVAFDDTRFAGDATFRGCRFRRTVSFRKARFGGLAGFEAARFAAGGYLTPASVGRHLTLAGAWAGRDLDLAADGCSVDLRRLRVAGRLTVRLNDADADLEGATLRGPATLSGKGTARVTSLHGVDSEELELTGLDLSACLFTGILHPERLRLRDCSLALPQRGGRALRWWRRRAFRATDPDR, encoded by the coding sequence ATGAGAACTCTGGACGTGGGTTGGATCACCTGCGCCGTCTCCCCGCAGTGCACCGGATCAGCCCGGCAACCGTACGGGCGCTGTATGGCCCACCTGGATCCCGGCGAGCTGGACGACGTCATCCACGGTCTGTCCTCCGGCTCGGCGGTCGATCTGCGGGCCACCACCGTCAGCGGGCGCCTGCTGGAACGGATCCTGGCCGCCACGCACGGCTACCTGGGCCGCGCGAGGTTCGACTGGGCGCTCTTTCCCGAGAGCGTCAGGTTCGGCGACGTCGTGTTCGGCGGGGACGTCTCGTTCGACCACGCCCGTTTCCAGCGCCTCGCCTCGTTCTGCGACGCCCGTTTCGCGAGCAACGTCTCCTTCGGAGAGGTCCGGTTCGCCGAGGAGTTGTCCCTGCACGGTGTCACCGTCGCGGGTCACGCGGCCTTCGACCGGGTGTCCATAGGCAGCGACGCGCTGTTCGGCGAGGCCGTGTTCGGCCGTACCGCGTCCTTCGAAAATGCCGACTTCCAGGGGTTCGTCGCCTTTGACGACACCCGGTTCGCCGGTGACGCGACCTTCAGGGGCTGCCGGTTCCGCCGTACCGTCTCGTTCCGGAAGGCGAGGTTCGGCGGGCTGGCCGGGTTCGAGGCGGCGCGATTCGCGGCGGGCGGCTATCTGACCCCGGCCTCGGTCGGCCGCCACCTGACCCTCGCCGGCGCGTGGGCGGGCAGAGATCTCGACCTGGCCGCCGACGGCTGCTCGGTGGATCTGCGGCGCCTGCGGGTGGCCGGGCGGCTGACCGTACGCCTCAACGACGCGGACGCCGATCTCGAAGGAGCCACGCTTCGCGGCCCGGCCACGCTCAGCGGCAAGGGCACGGCCAGAGTGACCTCGCTGCACGGAGTCGACTCCGAAGAACTGGAGCTGACCGGCCTGGACCTCAGCGCCTGCCTGTTCACCGGGATCCTCCATCCCGAGCGCCTCCGCCTGCGCGACTGCTCTCTCGCCCTGCCCCAGCGCGGAGGGCGGGCGCTGCGCTGGTGGCGCCGACGCGCTTTCCGGGCCACCGACCCGGACCGATGA